A genomic region of Eschrichtius robustus isolate mEscRob2 chromosome 21, mEscRob2.pri, whole genome shotgun sequence contains the following coding sequences:
- the ANK1 gene encoding ankyrin-1 isoform X2, which produces MWAFITQLLVTLVLLGFFLVSCQNVMHIIRGSLCFVLKHIHQELDKELGENEGLSDNDETISTRVVRRRVLLKGDELQDIPGEQVTEEHFTDEQGNVVTKKVIRKVVLHIDPSGADDTQEHEEVISEGPLEDPSEMEADIDYFMTHAKDHTSTPNP; this is translated from the exons ATGTGGGCCTTCATCACCCAGCTCCTGGTCACCCTGGTGCTGCTGGGCTTCTTCCTGGTCAGCTGCCAGAACGTGATGCACATCATCCGGGGCTCCCTGTGCTTTGTGCTGAAGCACATCCATCAGGAGCTGGACAAGGAGCTGGGGGAGAACGAGGGCCTGAGCGACAACGACGAGACCATCTCCACCAGGGTGGTCCGGCGCCGGGTCCTCCTGAAG GGGGATGAGCTTCAGGATATTCCAGGGGAGCAGGTGACAGAGGagcatttcacagatgagcagGGCAACGTCGTCACCAAGAAG GTCATTCGCAAAGTTGTCCTCCACATCGACCCATCCGGAGCCGATGACACCCAGGAGCACGAGGAGGTGATTTCTGAGGGGCCCCTGGAGGACCCTAGTGAGATGGAGGCCGATATTGATTACTTTATGACTCACGCCAAG GATCACACCTCGACACCCAACCCTTGA
- the ANK1 gene encoding ankyrin-1 isoform X3 has translation MWAFITQLLVTLVLLGFFLVSCQNVMHIIRGSLCFVLKHIHQELDKELGENEGLSDNDETISTRVVRRRVLLKGDELQDIPGEQVTEEHFTDEQGNVVTKKDHTSTPNP, from the exons ATGTGGGCCTTCATCACCCAGCTCCTGGTCACCCTGGTGCTGCTGGGCTTCTTCCTGGTCAGCTGCCAGAACGTGATGCACATCATCCGGGGCTCCCTGTGCTTTGTGCTGAAGCACATCCATCAGGAGCTGGACAAGGAGCTGGGGGAGAACGAGGGCCTGAGCGACAACGACGAGACCATCTCCACCAGGGTGGTCCGGCGCCGGGTCCTCCTGAAG GGGGATGAGCTTCAGGATATTCCAGGGGAGCAGGTGACAGAGGagcatttcacagatgagcagGGCAACGTCGTCACCAAGAAG GATCACACCTCGACACCCAACCCTTGA